A single region of the Streptomyces vilmorinianum genome encodes:
- a CDS encoding DUF6333 family protein produces MTESSYWTCPPQAEVRGSGHYTVTVVLPPFPDDSQEWPPNDPERAREFAASFGTIDEVLEYHGERNISAGFSLDTRDDLDWIQVGVWGNVIGISDPALADEGNSWPVLEQVSALAERFPGAKIIGGATVDRGETHEEAAWVVPGFEPVHSEGWPVEGDVSRWTLGGDPRAVLDACGVTAQMMKDADVTYDPDDPSSTYWGGLGELILGPHRPWRRRRVRTSVFRVRHTHAATDLMEENWIHD; encoded by the coding sequence ATGACGGAGAGCAGCTATTGGACGTGCCCGCCGCAGGCGGAGGTGCGAGGGTCGGGGCATTACACGGTCACGGTGGTACTGCCGCCGTTCCCGGACGACTCACAGGAGTGGCCGCCCAACGACCCTGAGCGCGCACGGGAGTTCGCCGCGTCGTTCGGGACGATCGACGAAGTGCTGGAGTATCACGGCGAACGGAACATCAGCGCCGGCTTCTCGCTCGACACCCGCGACGATCTGGACTGGATCCAGGTCGGGGTGTGGGGGAACGTGATCGGCATCTCGGATCCCGCCTTGGCGGACGAGGGAAACTCATGGCCGGTACTGGAGCAGGTCAGCGCACTTGCGGAACGGTTCCCGGGGGCGAAGATCATCGGCGGGGCGACGGTGGACCGCGGCGAGACCCACGAGGAGGCGGCGTGGGTGGTTCCGGGCTTCGAGCCGGTGCACTCCGAGGGCTGGCCCGTCGAGGGCGACGTGTCACGGTGGACGCTGGGCGGTGACCCGCGGGCCGTTCTGGACGCCTGCGGCGTGACGGCGCAGATGATGAAGGACGCCGACGTCACGTACGACCCGGACGACCCCAGCTCGACCTACTGGGGCGGGCTCGGGGAACTGATCCTGGGACCGCACCGCCCCTGGAGGCGGCGGAGGGTGAGGACCTCGGTGTTCCGCGTGCGCCACACCCACGCCGCCACGGATCTGATGGAAGAGAACTGGATCCACGACTGA
- a CDS encoding enoyl-CoA hydratase/isomerase family protein: MSEQRFGEFVAVRREGFVAELVLDRPKAMNAVSSEMARSIGAACDALAADASVRVTVLTSSNDRAFCVGADLKERNSFTDAELVRQRPTARGAYTGVLELPMPTVAAVHGFALGGGFELALACDVIVADATTVVGLPEVSVGVIPGGGGTQLLPRRVGAARAAELVFTARRVKAVEARELGLVDILEEDARTAALELAGRIAANSPVGLRAAKRAMRLGMGLDLRAGLEVEDAAWRSVAFSGDRAEGVAAFNEKRKPQWPGE, encoded by the coding sequence ATGTCCGAGCAGCGCTTTGGTGAGTTCGTCGCGGTCCGCAGGGAGGGATTCGTCGCCGAACTCGTCCTCGACCGGCCCAAGGCCATGAACGCGGTCTCCTCCGAGATGGCCCGCTCCATCGGCGCTGCCTGCGACGCGCTCGCCGCCGACGCCTCGGTACGGGTGACGGTGCTGACCTCCTCCAACGACCGCGCCTTCTGCGTCGGCGCCGACCTCAAGGAGCGCAACTCCTTCACGGACGCGGAGCTGGTCCGCCAGCGCCCGACCGCGCGCGGCGCGTACACGGGCGTCCTTGAGCTGCCGATGCCGACCGTCGCCGCGGTGCACGGCTTCGCGCTCGGCGGGGGCTTCGAGCTGGCGCTCGCCTGCGATGTGATCGTGGCGGACGCGACGACCGTGGTCGGGCTCCCCGAGGTGTCGGTGGGCGTGATCCCCGGCGGCGGCGGTACGCAGCTGCTCCCGCGCCGGGTGGGCGCGGCGCGCGCGGCGGAGCTGGTCTTCACGGCGCGGCGGGTGAAGGCGGTGGAGGCCCGGGAGCTGGGCCTGGTGGACATCCTGGAGGAGGACGCCCGTACGGCAGCGCTCGAGCTGGCCGGTCGGATCGCGGCGAACTCGCCGGTCGGGCTGCGCGCCGCCAAGCGTGCGATGCGGCTCGGGATGGGCCTCGACCTGCGGGCCGGCCTGGAGGTCGAGGACGCGGCGTGGCGGTCCGTGGCGTTCTCGGGGGACCGGGCGGAGGGTGTCGCGGCCTTCAACGAGAAGCGGAAGCCGCAGTGGCCGGGCGAGTGA
- a CDS encoding acyl-CoA carboxylase epsilon subunit, whose amino-acid sequence MIKVVRGNPTPEELAAALAVVQARAAATAAASAAGGGPAVPEGWSDPARIARSVRPRPGPRSWARSYWPA is encoded by the coding sequence GTGATCAAGGTCGTACGAGGAAACCCGACCCCGGAGGAGCTGGCCGCCGCACTGGCGGTGGTCCAGGCGCGGGCCGCGGCGACGGCGGCGGCGTCCGCTGCCGGCGGCGGCCCGGCGGTCCCGGAGGGCTGGTCGGACCCGGCCAGGATCGCCCGCTCGGTGCGGCCCCGCCCGGGCCCGCGCTCCTGGGCGCGCTCCTACTGGCCCGCGTAA
- a CDS encoding GGDEF domain-containing protein, whose amino-acid sequence MGEYVRLRAVVALAQAMAAAHTPREFWRAAALGARDGLGGTFAALSVWERDRGRLKVLVNAGERAVGEEEFPDAETYPVHQFPEITEFLHEQWAGGGEPDAWVETVGDRVPTGRVTGLRRRGRGCCVVAPIVLHGRAWGELYVARPAGAPVFDRDDADFAAVLAAVVAAGIAQAERLEEVRKLAFTDPLTGLANRRAVDTRLDEAIERYRADGSVVSLVVCDLNGLKRVNDTHGHAVGDRLLERFGSVLSRCGAMLPGALSARLGGDEFCLLSVGPTSDEVVAVADELCVRAGELELGEGVACGVASTGDPIGPVKSARRLFRLADAAQYQAKAARSAKPVVAGRDGTVIRLADAPPGARDRRRFRDAPPV is encoded by the coding sequence ATGGGAGAGTATGTGCGGTTGCGGGCCGTAGTGGCGCTGGCGCAGGCGATGGCGGCGGCGCACACCCCGCGCGAGTTCTGGCGGGCGGCGGCGCTCGGTGCCCGCGACGGCCTCGGCGGGACCTTCGCCGCACTGTCGGTCTGGGAACGGGACCGCGGCCGGCTCAAGGTGCTGGTGAACGCGGGGGAGCGCGCCGTGGGGGAGGAGGAGTTCCCCGACGCGGAGACGTACCCCGTGCACCAGTTTCCGGAGATCACCGAGTTCCTGCACGAGCAGTGGGCGGGCGGCGGCGAGCCGGACGCCTGGGTGGAGACGGTGGGCGACCGCGTCCCGACCGGCCGCGTCACCGGCCTGCGCAGGCGCGGGCGCGGCTGCTGCGTGGTCGCGCCGATCGTGCTGCACGGGCGGGCCTGGGGCGAGCTGTACGTGGCGCGGCCGGCCGGGGCGCCGGTCTTCGACCGCGACGACGCGGACTTCGCGGCGGTGCTCGCGGCCGTGGTGGCGGCGGGCATCGCCCAGGCGGAGCGCCTGGAGGAGGTACGGAAGCTGGCCTTCACCGACCCGCTGACCGGCCTCGCGAACCGGCGCGCGGTCGACACCAGACTCGACGAGGCGATCGAGCGCTACCGCGCGGACGGCTCCGTCGTGAGCCTGGTGGTCTGCGACCTGAACGGCCTGAAGCGGGTGAACGACACCCACGGCCACGCGGTGGGCGACCGCCTGCTGGAACGGTTCGGCTCGGTCCTCTCACGCTGCGGGGCGATGCTGCCGGGCGCCCTGTCGGCCCGGCTGGGGGGCGACGAGTTCTGCCTGCTGTCGGTCGGCCCGACCTCGGACGAGGTGGTGGCGGTCGCGGACGAGCTGTGCGTACGGGCGGGCGAGCTGGAACTGGGCGAGGGCGTCGCGTGCGGCGTCGCCTCGACGGGCGACCCCATCGGCCCGGTCAAGTCGGCCCGCCGCCTCTTCCGCCTCGCGGACGCGGCCCAGTACCAGGCGAAGGCGGCCCGCTCGGCCAAGCCGGTCGTGGCGGGCCGCGACGGCACCGTGATCCGCCTGGCCGACGCCCCGCCGGGAGCCCGCGACCGCAGGCGCTTCCGGGACGCGCCGCCGGTGTAG
- a CDS encoding LPXTG cell wall anchor domain-containing protein, with the protein MNRSMRLPRRRAWAHGILALACASVMALSGLPSLDSAEAAPAPLKPGKRCDELFGLKGTPTKSLPQGDASRVKDLWDQYEYVNPGMEFDGLNPTQAELDAAGKDYKKYGHDDPRRIYARFNAQKRWKDFDSYLIKQYIPNQGNDPRGDAFEKKVVKEMGLTGPDWICQKEVYFTDPDTGERHKRVLDAYNKKTREIVEMKSNGKPDGSQKPADKAWAKHRGWSSYKYTFVFGEKQESDARTFMKEMKESAGKDALGRERVRAYNFHSDHKPQAPRGTENGPYRRNDPFLSNGAGKNTGSRGGGNDLIRQSPATPKDLKEQLDRIKANDPQGRMPKGPGGIDFSTLDLRYVGKPVKGEGLNYAFSAKHVDDEYAAGWGGREKAQLISDSFFTWLALDPSTFWVNLNPDEPNRIMDAKFGKTDAGRVLLEADFRLKHDLYGAMDPKTDRGKRFWDTLPRRNGAPCLHALRAWIEPETAVVREQDGGIHILDTPLKLNTVPQDFDADPGKGCDLTEAEKNHADRMLDTWITPYVTEQINNAPQYADLRRVFTARVAAEWIRQQDAKTPTDYREIINSGDVSKWPLRAPNQDWTREGIFNQYVKIFKEGEFTYEWSNGTQTYVYTVGGVDYSKAPKRNLDPVRFRTEHRYKPRTAEFAVGQMTEDADKDGFVMLGGNTSGKSTGGDVPTPTPTPTDEPTDKPTDSPSTPTPSTPPSGGNDGKPTPPAKDPDGDLADTGSDTPVGLIAGIAAALAAAGAALMWWKRRRKVTAG; encoded by the coding sequence GTGAACCGATCCATGCGGCTGCCTCGACGGCGCGCCTGGGCCCACGGCATCCTCGCCCTGGCCTGCGCCTCCGTCATGGCCTTAAGCGGTCTTCCGTCCCTCGACAGCGCGGAGGCCGCGCCGGCGCCGCTCAAGCCCGGCAAGCGCTGCGACGAACTGTTCGGACTCAAGGGCACTCCCACCAAGAGCCTTCCGCAGGGTGATGCCTCGCGCGTGAAGGACCTGTGGGACCAGTACGAGTACGTGAACCCCGGCATGGAGTTCGACGGGCTCAACCCCACCCAGGCGGAGCTGGACGCCGCCGGAAAGGACTACAAGAAGTACGGGCACGACGACCCGCGCCGTATCTACGCCCGGTTCAACGCCCAGAAGCGGTGGAAGGACTTCGACTCCTACCTGATCAAGCAGTACATACCCAACCAGGGCAACGACCCGCGCGGGGACGCGTTCGAGAAGAAGGTCGTCAAGGAGATGGGCCTGACCGGCCCGGACTGGATCTGCCAGAAGGAGGTGTACTTCACCGATCCCGACACCGGCGAGCGTCACAAGCGGGTCCTGGACGCCTACAACAAGAAGACCCGCGAGATCGTGGAGATGAAGTCCAACGGCAAGCCGGACGGATCTCAGAAACCTGCCGACAAGGCGTGGGCGAAGCACAGGGGCTGGAGCTCCTACAAGTACACCTTCGTCTTCGGTGAAAAGCAGGAGAGCGACGCCCGCACCTTCATGAAGGAGATGAAGGAATCGGCGGGCAAGGACGCGCTGGGCCGTGAGCGGGTGCGGGCGTACAACTTCCACTCCGACCACAAGCCGCAGGCTCCCAGGGGCACGGAGAACGGCCCCTACCGTCGCAACGACCCGTTCCTGTCCAACGGCGCGGGGAAGAACACCGGCTCCCGTGGCGGCGGCAACGACCTGATCAGGCAGTCGCCGGCCACGCCGAAGGACCTCAAGGAACAGCTCGACCGGATCAAGGCGAACGACCCCCAGGGCAGGATGCCCAAGGGCCCCGGCGGCATCGACTTCTCCACCCTGGACCTGCGCTATGTCGGCAAGCCCGTCAAGGGCGAGGGCCTGAACTACGCGTTCTCCGCGAAGCATGTCGACGACGAGTACGCGGCCGGCTGGGGAGGGCGGGAGAAGGCCCAGCTCATCTCCGACAGCTTCTTCACCTGGCTCGCCCTCGACCCGTCCACGTTCTGGGTGAACCTGAATCCGGACGAGCCGAACAGGATCATGGACGCCAAGTTCGGCAAGACCGACGCCGGCCGGGTTCTCCTCGAAGCCGACTTCCGGCTGAAGCACGACCTGTACGGGGCCATGGACCCCAAGACCGACCGTGGCAAGCGGTTCTGGGACACCCTGCCGCGACGGAACGGTGCCCCCTGCCTGCACGCTCTGCGGGCCTGGATCGAGCCGGAGACCGCCGTGGTGCGCGAGCAGGACGGCGGGATCCACATCCTCGACACTCCGCTGAAGCTCAACACCGTCCCGCAGGACTTCGACGCCGACCCCGGCAAGGGCTGCGATCTGACCGAGGCGGAGAAGAACCACGCCGACCGCATGCTCGACACGTGGATCACTCCCTACGTGACCGAGCAGATCAACAACGCCCCGCAGTACGCGGACCTTCGCCGGGTCTTCACCGCGCGGGTGGCGGCCGAGTGGATCCGCCAGCAGGACGCCAAGACGCCCACGGACTACCGCGAGATCATCAACAGTGGTGACGTGTCGAAGTGGCCCCTGCGCGCCCCGAACCAGGACTGGACCCGCGAGGGGATCTTCAACCAGTACGTGAAGATCTTCAAGGAGGGCGAGTTCACGTACGAGTGGTCCAACGGAACCCAGACCTACGTCTACACGGTCGGCGGGGTCGACTACTCCAAGGCCCCGAAGCGCAACCTGGACCCGGTGCGTTTCCGTACCGAGCACCGCTACAAGCCGCGCACCGCGGAGTTCGCCGTCGGGCAGATGACCGAGGACGCGGACAAGGACGGCTTCGTGATGCTCGGCGGAAACACCTCCGGCAAGTCCACGGGTGGTGACGTGCCGACGCCCACCCCGACGCCGACGGACGAGCCGACGGACAAGCCGACCGACTCCCCGTCGACACCCACGCCGTCCACCCCTCCGTCGGGCGGCAACGACGGCAAGCCCACCCCGCCCGCCAAGGACCCGGACGGCGACCTCGCCGACACCGGATCCGACACGCCGGTCGGCCTCATCGCCGGCATCGCCGCGGCCCTCGCGGCAGCAGGCGCGGCGCTGATGTGGTGGAAGCGCCGGCGCAAGGTCACCGCCGGCTGA
- the hutH gene encoding histidine ammonia-lyase has translation MHSVVLGTSGTTFQDVIDVARHGARVELSGEALQALGDARAVIDALAAKPEPVYGVSTGFGALATRHISPELRAQLQRNIVRSHAAGMGPRVEREVVRALMFLRLKTVASGHTGVRPEVARTMADVLNAGITPVVHEYGSLGCSGDLAPLSHCALALMGEGDAEGPDGTVKPAGELLAAAGIQPVELREKEGLALLNGTDGMLGMLIMALADLDTLYKSADITAALSLEALLGTEKVLEPELHDIRPHPGQGASAANMLAVLKGSGLTGHFQEEEAPRVQDAYSVRCAPQVAGAGRDTMAHARLVAERELASAVDNPVVLRDGQVRSNGNFHGAPVAYVLDFLAIAAADLGSIAERRTDRLLDKNRSHGLPPFLADDAGVDSGLMIAQYTQAALVSEMKRLAVPASADSIPSSAMQEDHVSMGWSAARKLRTAIGNLNRILAVELYAATRGIELRRGLTPAPASQAAIEALRAAGVEGPGPDRFLAPDLEAADAFVRAGKLVAAVEPVTGPLA, from the coding sequence ATGCACTCAGTCGTCCTTGGCACGTCCGGAACCACCTTCCAGGACGTCATCGACGTCGCCCGTCACGGCGCCCGCGTCGAGCTGTCCGGCGAAGCGCTGCAGGCGCTCGGCGACGCGCGGGCCGTCATCGACGCGCTGGCCGCCAAGCCCGAGCCGGTGTACGGCGTCTCGACCGGGTTCGGTGCGCTTGCCACGCGGCACATCAGCCCGGAGCTCCGCGCCCAGCTGCAGCGCAACATCGTCCGCTCGCACGCCGCCGGCATGGGGCCGCGCGTCGAGCGGGAGGTCGTGCGCGCGCTGATGTTCCTGCGGCTCAAGACCGTCGCCTCCGGGCACACCGGCGTACGGCCCGAGGTCGCGCGGACCATGGCCGACGTCCTGAACGCCGGCATCACGCCGGTCGTGCACGAGTACGGCTCCCTCGGCTGCTCCGGCGACCTCGCGCCGCTCTCGCACTGCGCCCTGGCCCTCATGGGCGAGGGGGACGCCGAGGGGCCCGACGGCACCGTGAAGCCCGCCGGTGAGCTGCTCGCCGCCGCGGGGATCCAGCCGGTCGAGCTCCGCGAGAAGGAGGGCCTCGCCCTTCTCAACGGCACCGACGGCATGCTCGGCATGCTGATCATGGCTCTCGCCGATCTCGACACGCTCTACAAGTCCGCCGACATCACCGCGGCCCTCTCCCTCGAAGCCCTCCTCGGCACCGAGAAGGTCCTCGAGCCCGAGCTGCACGACATCCGCCCGCACCCGGGCCAGGGCGCCTCCGCCGCCAACATGCTCGCCGTGCTCAAGGGCTCCGGGCTCACCGGCCACTTCCAGGAGGAAGAGGCCCCGCGCGTCCAGGACGCGTACTCCGTGCGCTGCGCCCCGCAGGTCGCCGGCGCCGGCCGCGACACCATGGCCCACGCCCGCCTCGTCGCCGAGCGCGAGCTCGCCTCGGCCGTGGACAACCCCGTGGTCCTCAGGGACGGCCAGGTCCGCTCCAACGGCAACTTCCACGGCGCCCCCGTCGCGTACGTCCTCGACTTCCTCGCGATCGCCGCCGCCGACCTCGGCTCCATCGCCGAGCGCCGCACCGACCGGCTCCTCGACAAGAACCGGTCCCACGGCCTGCCGCCCTTCCTCGCCGACGACGCCGGCGTCGACTCGGGCCTGATGATCGCCCAGTACACCCAGGCCGCCCTGGTCAGCGAGATGAAGCGGCTGGCCGTCCCGGCCTCCGCCGACTCCATCCCGTCCTCCGCCATGCAGGAGGACCACGTCTCCATGGGCTGGTCCGCCGCCCGCAAGCTGCGCACCGCGATCGGCAACCTCAACCGGATCCTCGCCGTCGAGCTCTACGCCGCCACCCGCGGCATCGAGCTCCGCCGCGGCCTGACCCCCGCCCCCGCCTCCCAGGCCGCCATCGAGGCCCTGCGCGCGGCCGGTGTCGAGGGTCCGGGCCCGGACCGCTTCCTCGCCCCCGATCTGGAGGCCGCCGACGCCTTCGTACGCGCGGGCAAGCTCGTCGCGGCCGTGGAGCCGGTCACCGGACCCCTGGCGTAA
- a CDS encoding biotin--[acetyl-CoA-carboxylase] ligase: MTSSHGSGGPWSDLDRPPLNAAALRRALVFPDGLWTSLDVVATTGSTNSDLAARADELPEGAVLVAEEQTKGRGRLDRSWVAPARSGIFVSVLLKPDVPVHRWGWLPLLTGVAAATGLAKAAGVDLSLKWPNDLLVSVGGEERKTGGILAERAGEDAVVVGLGINVTLREDELPVPAAGSLLLANAISTDRDTLVRGVLRSLEHWYGEWVRADGDPVASGLQATYAAGCATLGRRVRAELPGERMLEGEAVALDGDGRLVVATEGGGTEAVAAGDIVHVRADS; encoded by the coding sequence ATGACGTCCTCTCATGGCTCAGGAGGGCCCTGGTCCGACCTGGACCGGCCCCCGCTCAACGCCGCCGCGCTGCGCCGCGCGCTCGTCTTCCCCGACGGTCTGTGGACCTCGCTCGACGTGGTCGCCACGACCGGCTCCACCAACTCCGACCTGGCCGCGCGCGCCGACGAGCTGCCCGAGGGCGCGGTGCTCGTCGCCGAGGAGCAGACCAAGGGGCGCGGCCGCCTCGACCGCAGCTGGGTCGCCCCCGCCCGGTCCGGGATCTTCGTGTCCGTGCTGCTCAAGCCCGACGTGCCGGTGCACCGGTGGGGGTGGCTGCCGCTGCTGACCGGCGTCGCCGCGGCGACCGGGCTCGCGAAGGCCGCCGGTGTGGACCTCTCCCTCAAGTGGCCGAACGACCTGCTGGTTTCGGTCGGGGGCGAGGAGCGCAAGACGGGCGGCATCCTCGCCGAGCGGGCGGGCGAGGACGCGGTCGTCGTCGGGCTCGGCATCAACGTCACCCTGCGTGAGGACGAGCTGCCGGTCCCCGCGGCCGGCTCCCTCCTCCTCGCGAACGCGATCTCGACGGACCGGGACACGCTCGTGCGGGGGGTCCTGCGGTCCCTGGAGCACTGGTACGGGGAGTGGGTGCGGGCGGACGGCGACCCGGTGGCCTCGGGCCTGCAGGCCACGTACGCCGCGGGCTGCGCGACCCTGGGCCGGCGGGTGCGGGCCGAGCTCCCGGGCGAGCGGATGCTGGAGGGCGAGGCGGTGGCCCTGGACGGCGACGGCCGCCTGGTGGTGGCGACGGAGGGCGGCGGTACGGAGGCGGTCGCGGCGGGCGACATCGTCCACGTACGCGCGGATTCGTAG
- a CDS encoding adenylate/guanylate cyclase domain-containing protein → MTVDDARGGGEAEPPAYPTPHHVVDHTAEPSVDPLAIRLEQLILGADRRYTPFQAARTAGVSMELASRFWRAMGFADIGQAKALTEADVLALRRLAGLVEAGLLSEPMAVQVARSTGQTTARLAEWQIDSFLEGLTEPPEPGMTRTEVTYPLVELLLPELEEFLIYVWRRQLAAATGRVVQAADDEEMVDRRLAVGFADLVGFTRLTRRLEEEELGELVEAFETTCADLVAAHGGRLIKTLGDEVLYAADDAGTAAEIALRLIETLSHDETMPALRVGIAFGTVTTRMGDVFGTTVNLASRLTSIAPKDTVLVDGALAEELTRTGDAPVSETQAAEEAARAEKEGEQPPTYRFALQPMWQRPVRGLGVVEPWQLSRRPT, encoded by the coding sequence GTGACCGTCGACGACGCACGGGGCGGCGGCGAAGCCGAGCCGCCGGCGTACCCCACCCCTCACCATGTGGTCGACCACACGGCGGAGCCGAGCGTCGACCCGCTGGCGATCCGCCTCGAACAGCTCATCCTCGGCGCCGACCGCCGCTACACCCCCTTCCAGGCCGCCCGCACCGCCGGTGTCTCCATGGAGCTCGCGTCCCGCTTCTGGCGCGCGATGGGCTTCGCCGACATCGGCCAGGCCAAGGCCCTGACCGAGGCCGACGTGCTCGCCCTGCGGCGCCTCGCCGGTCTGGTCGAGGCCGGGCTGCTCAGCGAGCCGATGGCGGTCCAGGTCGCCCGGTCCACCGGGCAGACGACCGCGCGGCTCGCCGAGTGGCAGATCGACTCGTTCCTGGAGGGGCTGACCGAGCCGCCCGAGCCCGGCATGACCCGTACCGAGGTCACGTACCCCCTGGTCGAGCTGCTCCTGCCCGAGCTGGAGGAGTTCCTGATCTACGTCTGGCGCCGGCAGCTCGCCGCCGCCACCGGCCGGGTCGTGCAGGCCGCCGACGACGAGGAGATGGTCGACCGGCGGCTGGCGGTGGGCTTCGCCGATCTCGTCGGCTTCACCCGGCTGACCCGCCGGCTGGAGGAGGAGGAGCTCGGCGAGCTGGTCGAGGCGTTCGAGACGACCTGCGCCGACCTGGTCGCCGCGCACGGCGGCCGGCTGATCAAGACGCTCGGCGACGAGGTCCTGTACGCCGCCGACGACGCGGGCACGGCCGCCGAGATCGCGCTGCGGCTCATCGAGACGCTCAGTCACGACGAGACGATGCCCGCCCTGCGGGTCGGCATCGCCTTCGGCACGGTGACGACCCGCATGGGAGACGTCTTCGGTACGACGGTGAACCTCGCGAGCCGGCTCACCTCGATAGCGCCCAAGGACACCGTCCTGGTCGACGGGGCGCTCGCCGAGGAGCTCACCCGTACCGGCGACGCGCCCGTATCGGAGACCCAGGCGGCCGAGGAGGCGGCGCGGGCCGAGAAGGAGGGCGAACAGCCCCCGACGTACCGCTTCGCGCTCCAGCCGATGTGGCAGCGCCCGGTACGTGGTCTCGGCGTCGTGGAGCCCTGGCAGCTGAGCCGCCGTCCGACTTAG
- a CDS encoding acyl-CoA carboxylase subunit beta, with protein sequence MSESVQPQEIDIHTTAGKIADLQRRIDEATHAGSERAVEKQHAKGKLTARERIELLLDEGSFVELDELARHRSTAFGLEKTRPYGDGVVTGYGTVDGRPVAVFSQDFTVFGGALGETFGQKIMKVMDFALKTGCPVVGINDSGGARIQEGVMALGMYGEIFRRNTHASGVIPQISLVVGPCAGGAVYSPAITDFTVMVDQTSHMFITGPDVIKTVTGEDVGFEELGGARTHNTTSGVAHHMAGDEKDAIEYVKSLLSYLPSNNLSEAPAFPEVAETEVTDEDRELDVLIPDSANQPYDMHTVIEHVLDDGEFLETQALFAPNILTGFGRVEGFPVGVVANQPMQFAGCLDINASEKAARFVRTCDAFNIPVLTFVDVPGFLPGVDQEYGGIIRRGAKLIYAYAEATVPLITVITRKAFGGAYDVMGSKHLGADLNLAWPTAQIAVMGAQGAVNILHRRTIEAAKDADEAAAERARLIQEYEDTLLNPYTAAERGYIDGVIMPSDTRPQIVKGLRQLRTKRESLPPKKHGNIPL encoded by the coding sequence ATGTCCGAGTCGGTACAGCCACAAGAAATCGACATTCACACGACCGCGGGCAAGATCGCGGATCTGCAGCGCCGTATTGACGAGGCCACCCATGCCGGCTCCGAGCGTGCCGTGGAGAAGCAGCACGCGAAGGGCAAGCTGACCGCGCGCGAGCGGATCGAGCTGCTGCTCGACGAGGGCTCGTTCGTGGAGCTCGACGAGCTGGCCCGGCACCGGTCGACCGCCTTCGGTCTGGAGAAGACCCGCCCGTACGGAGACGGTGTCGTCACCGGCTACGGCACGGTCGACGGCCGCCCGGTCGCCGTCTTCTCCCAGGATTTCACGGTGTTCGGCGGCGCGCTGGGCGAGACCTTCGGTCAGAAGATCATGAAGGTGATGGACTTCGCGCTGAAGACCGGCTGCCCGGTCGTCGGCATCAACGACTCCGGCGGCGCCCGCATCCAGGAGGGCGTCATGGCCCTCGGCATGTACGGCGAGATCTTCCGCCGCAACACCCACGCCTCCGGTGTGATCCCGCAGATCTCCCTGGTCGTCGGCCCGTGCGCGGGCGGCGCGGTCTACTCCCCCGCGATCACCGACTTCACTGTAATGGTGGACCAGACCTCGCACATGTTCATCACCGGTCCCGACGTCATCAAGACGGTCACCGGCGAGGACGTGGGCTTCGAGGAGCTGGGCGGCGCCCGGACGCACAACACCACGTCCGGTGTCGCGCACCACATGGCGGGCGACGAGAAGGACGCGATCGAGTACGTCAAGTCCCTGCTGTCGTACCTGCCGTCGAACAACCTCTCCGAGGCGCCGGCCTTCCCGGAGGTCGCCGAGACCGAGGTGACGGACGAGGACCGCGAGCTGGACGTCCTGATCCCGGACTCCGCGAACCAGCCGTACGACATGCACACCGTCATCGAGCACGTCCTCGACGACGGCGAGTTCCTGGAGACGCAGGCGCTGTTCGCGCCGAACATCCTGACCGGCTTCGGCCGGGTCGAGGGCTTCCCGGTCGGTGTCGTCGCCAACCAGCCGATGCAGTTCGCCGGCTGCCTGGACATCAACGCCTCCGAGAAGGCGGCGCGGTTCGTCCGTACCTGCGACGCGTTCAACATCCCGGTCCTGACCTTCGTGGACGTGCCGGGCTTCCTGCCGGGTGTGGACCAGGAGTACGGCGGCATCATCCGCCGGGGCGCCAAGCTGATCTACGCGTACGCCGAGGCGACCGTCCCGCTGATCACCGTCATCACGCGCAAGGCCTTCGGCGGCGCGTACGACGTCATGGGCTCCAAGCACCTGGGCGCCGACCTGAACCTGGCGTGGCCGACCGCGCAGATCGCGGTCATGGGCGCGCAGGGCGCGGTGAACATCCTGCACCGGCGGACGATCGAGGCTGCCAAGGACGCAGACGAGGCAGCGGCGGAGCGGGCGCGGCTCATCCAGGAGTACGAGGACACGCTGCTCAACCCGTACACGGCGGCCGAGCGCGGCTACATCGACGGCGTGATCATGCCGTCGGACACCCGCCCGCAGATCGTGAAGGGCCTGCGTCAGCTGCGGACGAAGCGGGAATCCCTGCCTCCGAAGAAGCACGGCAACATCCCCCTGTAA
- the mmpB gene encoding morphogenic membrane protein MmpB, with product MLWSDPKNEPPKEMRDTQVMLRRASVLLALAMVVAMFVVGLH from the coding sequence ATGCTCTGGTCCGACCCGAAGAACGAGCCGCCGAAGGAGATGCGCGACACGCAGGTGATGCTGCGGCGCGCGTCGGTCCTGCTGGCCCTGGCGATGGTGGTGGCGATGTTCGTGGTCGGTCTGCACTGA